GCGGCGACGCGGCGACGCTCACGGCCCGGCGCGCCCGGCTCCAAACGCAGTACGGCGGCCAGCGCCTGACGATGCTCCTCGAGGACGGCGCCATCCACCGCCGCTCGCCCGACCCGCAGTCGGACCGCTACGAGCGCCTGACGTTCGACCGCCACCGGATGGCGTTCGACCTCTCCGGCCTCGGGGGCTTCGAACGCCGGGACACCGACGTCGGCCGGACCGACCGCTCGATGCGGACGTCGGAGATGCTCGCCGTCGTCGACTCCCTCGACGGCCTCGCCGCGGGCCATGCCGACTCGGTCCGCGCTGCACTCGACCGCTGGGGCGAGTCTCCGACCGGCGAGTACGCGGGCGCCCGCCGGATCGACTCGACGGCGACGCCCGAGGCAGCCCGGGTCGGCACCGGGCGGCCCACGCTCGACGGGCTCGCCGACCCCGAGCGCGAGTCGGTCTACGACCTCGCCCTGATGCGCGCGCGTTCCATCGGCTCCGAGGCCGAGACGGCCGTCGCCGCGCTCGACCGCGACCGCCAGCGGGCCGACCGCTTCCGGGTCGAGATCTACAAAAAGAACTCGATCGCCCTCGCGTGCCTCGTGTTCGTGCTCGTGGGCGTCCCGCTCGGGCTGGCCGTGCCGCGGGCCGGCGTCGGGCTGGTGGCAGCGCTCGCCGTGTTCGTGTTCCTGTTCTACTGGATCTCGCTCGTCGGCGGCGAGAAGCTGGCCGACCGCGAGATGCTGCCGCCGGAGATCGGGATGTGGGCGGCGAACGTGATCATCGGCGCGCTCGGCGTGTACCTCGTCGTCCGCGAGACCCGCGACCCGGCGTGGCGCGACCCCGTCCGCGCGCTGGCCGGGCGG
This sequence is a window from Rubrivirga marina. Protein-coding genes within it:
- a CDS encoding LptF/LptG family permease: MIKRLHRQILKGLPLPFVAALLTLLFLLLMQFLIHYLPDLVGRGLPAVAVAELIAYSLAYMVTLAVPMAWLVALLASFGRLAESRGYLVAKSAGVSLPTLAWPTLVVGLALTAGMVYFNNEMLPEANYRLNGLWRDIRVSRPGFALTPGEFYTDVDGYAIRADAIPPDSSGLLLGVTVFEGGSGGDAATLTARRARLQTQYGGQRLTMLLEDGAIHRRSPDPQSDRYERLTFDRHRMAFDLSGLGGFERRDTDVGRTDRSMRTSEMLAVVDSLDGLAAGHADSVRAALDRWGESPTGEYAGARRIDSTATPEAARVGTGRPTLDGLADPERESVYDLALMRARSIGSEAETAVAALDRDRQRADRFRVEIYKKNSIALACLVFVLVGVPLGLAVPRAGVGLVAALAVFVFLFYWISLVGGEKLADREMLPPEIGMWAANVIIGALGVYLVVRETRDPAWRDPVRALAGRFKRRG